ctccctcttgtgtgatattgcttaaatgttaaaacgCTTTTTAGTGAAAGAAATTTGGGCATTGTTGTGTGACGGTGATGGGTTACTCAAACtttttgtccacttgaggcAGCTTTGCCAGGTTCAGGTTGTGATTGTAACAGCACTATTTGAATAAAACTAATGgatcaaatattaaaaatgtacctACTTTAGGGTAATCATTGTGGTAAACAGGGACTAAGACTTAGTTGCCAGTTTTTCAAAATCGTTGGCATTACCATCAAGCCCTGTTGCTGGGTTGCTCGTAATTTCCTcccagggatcaataaagtcttATCTATACCTATAATCATCACATTAGCTACATCACAATGTATTTGTTGATGTATGTCTGGATCAACAAAGAAACTGAAGTTGTCAGATAAATGTCATGGAGTAAAAAGGATGATATTTGCTTTTGAGATGTCATGTTTTCTAACTGCTTTGATTTTTTACTGCTGAATAAAAATACTGTTGTAACTGTGATAACAATCATGATATCAGCAGCTGATATGACTGGCACAAGGATAACCAATGCAGGTAGCCattaatgttaattaattaCACCTATTCAGTTTTGCCTATAAATTTCAGTtaaaaatgagaattaaaaatCATTGTTAGTGCAAGATCTTGTTATTTAATCTGCAAATATTAGAACTGCATACTAATTGTAGTTATACTTTACAGTATGCAGGTTGTCTTCTTCATGATCAAGCTTCAGTGTACAGGAGGTCAGAGGACCATTGCTGCTGTATGTGGAGGAGCCGAGGAGTCGTCccagggtttggttttagacGGGCTGCACTCTTCTCTTGGATTTCAGGTAAGCTTTAAGAAACTGTAAGGGGCCCCTAATTAAACTAAAATTACGTGGTTAACTTAAATCAATTTTACTAACTTTATGGACctgcatcaaaatgtatttgggGATAATGCCACTGTAGAACAGAAAAGGATGCACACAAGGGTCATTAAGTTTAAAATTTAAACTGCccaaatattttcttttggtTTGGTAATTGAATGTAACTTGCAGAGCTCTGAACAAAGAGACAGCCTTTTGTAGCTCCGTCAAGTGTAAACCTAAAGGGGTGTATGCATTTggtcgtctgtgtgtgtgtgtgtgtgtgtgtgtgtgtgtgtgtgcgcgcatgtgaGAGTTTTGGGatgatttaaatttaaaatataaactTATCTAATATATTCAACATTGGACATTTAAACGTACCATGTGGATTGTGGGATTGTTGCATTTTCTTATGGCAAGTTTTTTTTGTAGATAAAAGAGACAGTCCTGGTGAAAATGGGGCCACCAGTGTCAGTATTGATACCACATggtactaaaataaaaaataaatataaaaaaataacccaGCGTACCAGCACACAATAAATTGAATAAGATTAAATGAGGAGACTATCACACAGTTGCTGTAAATGATCAAGATTCTCttgttattttattaaaacatttgcGTTTTATCTACAAcactgatgggaatgtcatcagTGAAATATTCAACAGTATCACTGTGACATACTTAGGAAACAAAACATGTTGGACTTTAAGAAATTTAGTTTTATGTTCACTTAAAACTAGTAGCTAAACGTAGTACATCGCATCTTATCTCATGTTAAATTAAAGTTGTTGTATACAGTCCCTGACAAATATATGTTATAAACTAAACTAGCGGTGCAGATATTTGGTCACAAATGATTGGACAGATAAATCCTGATGATGACACTGGATGAAAGTCAGttgatcaccaaagttattacaaatTATCCTGAGACTGGCAGAAATGTCTGAAATAATTTACATGGAAATCCATTCAATATTTGTAAAGACgtttttctgaaaaacacagatgtgaacctcatggtggcgctagaggaagAGTCAGGAGACTGcaaaagtcattaggattcatcgtgtaaggaacatgaatgtctgtacgaaatgtcatgacaatccatccaattatttttgtaatattgatTGTCAATATTTCACTCTAAACTAAATTGATGAGCTGACCAATGACAGACCAATGTTGCCATCCTGACAACCATGGACAAACTGTAACTGCATCAGTTGAAACAATAAACATCTAAAGCATTTCACTTCTGCAATTTCTTGTCACTTATTGTCTGATATATACAATACCTATATACAGCATCTGTGATAAATttacaataatgaaaaaaaaataatatgaatgaataattgATAAGAATAAAGTATAcaatatgaataaaaaataattgatcATATCCTATCAGTACTAGTAGCTCGGACACAAGCCGAGTTTCAGAAGCAACAAACACAAAGGACTCATCGAGTCATTACCAATCAATGCCAAAGACCTGCCACATTATCTTGGCGATGATTTTTTAACAGTGCTTCCCAACTgctccagccatggggtccagatatCTCCTTTGTCATTAAACCTGCAGTTTAATatattaagtgtcatttggccttgttgttgagctagtttgctgtctctgtcaagtagctgtctgttagtcactcactctatggcagaaaatggcacttcaaaataaaagccctgtgcTGGAAATGTGTTGtactaaaaaataaagtttttgtttttctaaacttgacacgtttgtaAGTCACTTCCATCAATTCAGAATGGGcccgcgacccacttttggactgcgacccaccagttgggaaccacttttTACAATATCTAAATGTCTTCTTGTACTTCCTAAAGTCTGTGCTGGATGTCACCGTAAAGAACAacatataaaaaatgaatgatttgACATCTTGGCCatacattttgtaaataaattcctCATTGCTTCTGTGGCTTGTAGACTGTTGAGTAGAGAGGATCCTCTGAAGATGGCTGGTTGACAGTAGAGTTGGTTGGACTTTGGCTGTCCTTCACAGTAGAATATTCACAGGCAGAATAGCAGGGTCTGGTGATCAATCCCTCACCACCAGCTTCTCCAGAGCAGTTTTTAAAGCTAACGGTAGAGTAATGCAGCGAGGCAGAGGGGTTTGTGGGAAAGTTGGCAGTGACATAAATCGAATTCATTGCATGGCCTGAGTCGGGCTTCTGAGGGCGCTCCTGTATCTCCTCGTAGATATAATCCTTTGAGGGAAGAATGAAAAATACAGTCTGAACAGTTTATATCCAGTGCAGACAATAAGCACTAACCATACAAATTGTACTCAACACAGAATTAAGTTGCAAGCAGACGGACACTGACACAACCAGTTAAAGGCATCATAGTGTTCATGTGTTTCCTTGAATGACAGCAGTCAATATAACAACCGAAACATCGGAACGTTTCTTCTTCACCATCTTTACCACCCTGGAAGCGTTAAAAAAACGCGGAtatttttgtctgcttttcGGATGGTTGATGCGACATATTTTCCAACGCATGCTCTCTGTCCGCTGGTGGCAGTGTGCTCatctgtgtgtgcgcgcacatgtctgtgtgtgtatgcgcacatgtctgtgtttgtgtgtgcgcgcatcGGGGTGGAGGGGAATTGTAAACGCGCggccatgtagagacagaaatgacatgccattgtgtaaataaaataaataacacaaggctatttagtttgtttaataaaaggacaaggtatagacctgttcgaTAGGAAAGGTAATCTTAAATGACCTCTATTGTGATCTGGtgctgtaaataaaataaaattaacttgaccttcagGGGGAGCGCGGGGTGCTGTTGGGGGGGCGGGGTGCCTCCCTAATATTAtggtaggagaaacactgagacAGGAGCACACCCTGCagtccacctgcacacacagcgtaagtgttagcatcacacggctaacCGTACTGACTGTTGACAAGTTTAACTATGGAGCTGAGCCGTTTTGGTGTCAGTGTAGTTGGTTGGATTGTTTAACAGCTCGGTGTTGGATatcagccactgctgctgtgttagctcgggCTAACGGTAAAACATTGAACCTGCGTTTTCCGGAAAGGCAATGGCCTTCACTGCTTCATCTAACCAGCTTCATCCTACTGTGTGTatacaaattgttttatttattagcagttaaaaaacaaacaaataaagacattaaatttGTAGAACTGACCCCATTTTATCAGCCTTGCTCTCCAACCTGTAGCAAACAGTGCAGTACATTGTATGACACACTCAAGCACCACCCAACTAAGCTCCTAAATCCAGGATAACAGAAAAACTtaaatattgttattttaaggtTGTGCCTCAGGTCAGGTGAACTTTGTCTTTACCTGCCACCATTTTCAAACAAGTGGCTAATCGGTtctgcacatgtgcaactcTCAGCGATGATGAGAATGAAGCAAGATGGCTCACTGTGTAGCTACTCCCATCATCAGCTCAGAAAAAAGTGTTAAATCCTTTTTGTGTTAAATCCTTTTTTTACCACTTGCCTGATAGGGCAAGTGAGTTTTCAGACTTACTAGCCCAGTGCTTGCCACTGGCAATTGGGCAATCCTTGTTGAGCCATGATATTACTACCTATTCAATATGACCACACAGACATATATTTATACACTAACCTCTTTGATGTGCTGTGCTGCATTTCTCTTGTTTTTGAAATGTCCTGGCAGAagcaaaaaaggaagaaaaccaaaaataaacaagCAGAAGGACATAAAGTggattaatttaattaattttcttaaattaaaacacagttGCATCTACATCTAACCAAATTTCAACCAGTGCCTGCTGCACTGTCCAGGAAAGAACAGACAGAATTGCACTTCAGTAATTTGTATTTTCCAGTTTGGTTTTTATTAAGTATGACTTGACAATCAGTGTCTATCCCCAGAAATCTGTGACGAAAGCTAGAAATAAAAAGACTTATCGACATGAAACAAGAGTGAAGTCTAATGTGGTACGTCTGCTTTGCCTTATCTatatgtcatatacacacaggatGGAGATGTGgtgaatgtgttttgtgttctgcaAACCGGTAGTAACTCTTACGTTTGTAGACAAGGATCaaaatgagcagcagcagcagcacagacacGCAGACGACCACAATAATGATGAGCTGATGGCTATCTGCAAGATCATCTGcacaacaaagaaaatattcagCATTGTTGAAAACACAGTTAACACGTCATTGTCATCCAGAGCTGTCTGTGTTTAGGAATTTAAAAGGTATTTTGTAGAAAATGATTTGCAAAAACTGTTCTCCTGCAGCAGATATGCTCTCTTACCTTGACTCCCAGCAGATACAGTAGTCGACTGGGTTGAAGAAACAGGAGATGTCGGTGATGGTGgaactgaaaacaaacagaaggTTGATCAAATCATATATAAAAGCATATAGAAATTAACAATGTCTCATCAAAAGGAAGAAAATTAAAGataaatttggcaaaaaaaacaacaacaaaaaaaaccccactttgCAAGACAAAAACCCTTACACCCAACTTAGATACTGGATTCCACACATTCatcttatgtttttgtttttaaccttgCAGAGAATGCGTTCGTTAATATATCCACCTTTAGCACAAATGCTCATGAATtgttttaatttctattttttctttttgacagagacaaaaccacacaaaaaaactCATTCAGTGTTTTGTAAGTACTTTTTTAAGACAATACAATATACAAACAAATAATGACCTCACAGAAAAAATAGTTTTAAGTGAATGTGTGACAACACATTGTTGAACATAGACTTTTGTTTTCTTACAGTATAAGCAGGTGTAAATGATCAAATGAATGAGACCAAATCCCATTTAGTTACTTCAGTTTCAGATTCCTGGTCTTTCCTGGCACTTTGCGTCATTGTAAAGAGTAactgcttttcctactgtgacaagtCAGAACATCTGCTGTGTAAAAGGTAAACTGTAGAAAAAGTCTTTTAAAGGATTATCAGAGTTTTATAGGAGTCGTTACTGCTGGAGTAACAGTTTAGCTTGAACAGCTGATAggaatgtttttaaataaattatggACATAAATAATCGTTATATTAAGATCACAATCTTATTTTAAAAGTTACGGTTTGGGTTTAAATATCTAGAGCTTTGGTTacgtttgaaatgtgtttttacttaCATAACATGGTTTTGCACTGAGTGCTTTACTCTCAGTATTGAGGCTGTTAGGATTGAGTAAATGCAAATCAAACAATTACAACTCAAACCACTTCCTTTTCTTGTCTTCCTGTGTAACGCCTTCGGTGGTTTAGAAACAGGCTCTTTATATGTCAAAGATTTAGTTTCTTCTACAACTAGTTGTCAGTTTGGAAGatttttgttgcctgaaactcaaatcaaacaaacatttaattaaatattagATTAACTGTATAAGATTAAAACAAAGTCTATCAGTATTACTGTAGCTTTCTTataatgctttttaatgcttGCTGTCCTTCTCCAATCTGAACCAGGGTCAGATAACATCCACAACATAAAATAGCTCAACTCACCCACGGTCATCACAAATCTGTGGAAGAATGGGTTGCTGCTTCTTGGATCAGTGCTTACTGCCCCACACCAGTATGTCCCAGTGTCTTCTTTGGTTATGTTTATCACTGTAATGGTGATGTTTCCCTTATTTTTGTCATCCTTCATGGAAAACTTCCCAGGGTTCTTGTTGCGGTCTGACATGCTCAAAGGTTCACATATAGATGGATCTTCTCCCTTACAGATGAATTTCTTTGAAAATTCTTTTTGATATCTACAAAAGTATGTAAAATTCTGACCAATAGTAGGAGACCTAGTGAAGCTAACAATAtctgaagacagacagagagacaaagacaataTCATTGACTGCAGCTTTAAGAACACACTTCAGAAAGACCTAAACTATATTTGTAAGTAAAAACGTCAAATGTTTGTTTCTCACCTTTTACCttcagttgtatttttctgaGTGCTGCTCTGTCATATGATTTCACTCCACACCAGTAGACACCAGCATGATGTTTGGACACATCACTGATGGACATGTTAAAGCCACTGTTGGTTTCTCTGAGAGTGAATGTCCCATCTGACTTCAGAGATAAAATATCCTCACAGACTGAACCATTCTGTTTGCAGAAAAACttgtctctgtggttgtattTGTTTCCTTTGTAATCACATGAGATGGTGGTTTTTGCTGCTATGTACGCAGTGTGAATAAATTGTACCTGGCAGCTGTCTATCTCTGCAATtgagaaaagaaaagtaaaacatgCAAAGTGTAAGTAATAGGGTTGTCACtgatactaaaatttcaaactcaatatcgatacccaggaaaatattccatactcgataccattttcgatacagcagcaaaaaattaagaggcatgtcattttttaaataaagatcagaacagtaacatcaatgataacaacaaaaaatccccccttaaataaataacaaccagaaacaagagctgtccatacaaatgtatttatctacagccctgtttattttctgtgcttctggtgaattggcaccatattttcgttgctgatcaaatagagttggtagtttaggctcaagatgctcctgtttctacctcactatgtgatcagagaaccaggggttacgggagaaaccaaacgttttttcagcttcaacctaacttttcagacacacatgattgtgttgtcctgttaaactaacattgtctattaatgtcacagacgggcatgactgagaaagttttctgcttagctcccacattaacgttagaagttatattttagtttgatgctggtGACACcagctgctagtgaggggaggggctgtacctgccgtctgcagtgtgctgtgttcacttcactaaatatttccaaagagcgctttttccttaatcatttttgaccaaagctggctgctctgatcctcctgcagccgcgctggccatattacagcaacagaaatgtgtgcatgcgtgcacaGTGACGACAACAAGCCGGGTTGCAGcgagggctctgtgcctgccagGCGCTGCCTGCACAGCGCGTGTCCGTCGGACCTGTCGCGCGCACCCGACAGGCGCTGAGGTGgcgtgcactgttagtatcgatacttttgtaaattagtattgtatccgGATACAGCATTTGAGTATCAGTACTTTGACAACCCTAATAGGTAACTATTTATTTCTTTAGCTCATTCAAAACCAGAATAACAGTTTGCTTGACTAGTTcacagaaaatacaaattaaattaaacaaaatgtagTTAGAACATAGGAATTTAGGAATAAATCTCCTATCAACAATCTGGAGCTTGATGTGTGCCTTAAAAACATGGTTTCTGAAGACTTAATTAATTACGTCTATTGCattgttacatttttatgttataatttttaataatttttatgtttatgttttctcAGTGGAAAAAGTATGATcaagttttaattttgagttaaaaaacaacaacaacaaaaacactgaatatgaGTCTTACCAACTACCAGTTCGTGTACATCAGTGTCATGGCGTCCTTTGACAGATTTACACCAGTACGCCCAAGAGTCCTCATGTTCACGTTTGATGGCCAGCTTGAGATTTTCATTATGTGAATGATGGTACTGGTCCTGCACACTGTTCTGGGTACTTCGTTTGATTGTAACATCAGTACTTAGTTGTTTTTCTTCAGGATATTCACAGGTGTATTTTTTTAGGCATTCCTTTTCTTCAGATTCAGTCTCCGTACCTGTAGatcagacagagacaaaagttCACATCATGTTGGAACACTGAAACAATCTCAGAGCCACTGTTTAAGTCTGAATTAGCTCTTTGTTAATACAGCCTGCACTTTCTACAAACAAATCCCAAAGATGAATCAGTCAGTTGCTGATGACTTTCAGTCAGTAGGAGAAAATACACAG
This region of Epinephelus fuscoguttatus linkage group LG1, E.fuscoguttatus.final_Chr_v1 genomic DNA includes:
- the LOC125891256 gene encoding uncharacterized protein LOC125891256, encoding MNTTWSFLLLFLSAVTGTETESEEKECLKKYTCEYPEEKQLSTDVTIKRSTQNSVQDQYHHSHNENLKLAIKREHEDSWAYWCKSVKGRHDTDVHELVVEIDSCQVQFIHTAYIAAKTTISCDYKGNKYNHRDKFFCKQNGSVCEDILSLKSDGTFTLRETNSGFNMSISDVSKHHAGVYWCGVKSYDRAALRKIQLKVKDIVSFTRSPTIGQNFTYFCRYQKEFSKKFICKGEDPSICEPLSMSDRNKNPGKFSMKDDKNKGNITITVINITKEDTGTYWCGAVSTDPRSSNPFFHRFVMTVVPPSPTSPVSSTQSTTVSAGSQDDLADSHQLIIIVVVCVSVLLLLLILILVYKRHFKNKRNAAQHIKEDYIYEEIQERPQKPDSGHAMNSIYVTANFPTNPSASLHYSTVSFKNCSGEAGGEGLITRPCYSACEYSTVKDSQSPTNSTVNQPSSEDPLYSTVYKPQKQ